From the genome of Danio rerio strain Tuebingen ecotype United States chromosome 2, GRCz12tu, whole genome shotgun sequence, one region includes:
- the LOC570079 gene encoding E3 ubiquitin/ISG15 ligase TRIM25-like has protein sequence MAESSVSLAQEDQFSCLICLDLLKDPVAIPCGHSYCMSCISGCWDQDEKKGVYSCPQCRHTFSPRPALGKNTMLDEAARPAQHNSESVECDICTGDKNKAVKSCLVCLESYCQTHFESHEEFHSRKRHKVTDATGRLQEMICPQHDRLLEMYCRTDQRCICILCLMNEHKTHETVLPAEERAEKQKHFKQKLQQKVEEKQKECEELRAAVETHKRSAQAAVEDTERIFTELICSIERTHSEVTQMIRDQEKAAVSGAEGRLKKLEQEIDDLKRRDAELEQLSHTDHNIHFLQSFQSLSVLPASTDFSSISSCLSFDDLLMLVSQLKEKLQQALKEEKENIFHTVRHISVIPTAEHESRNEFLQYYQQLTLDSNTAYKYLRLSEGNKVATRLQHVQPYPDHPDRFDGSCQVMCRERVCGRCYWEVEWRGCIETSVSYQSMSRKERKSECRFGRNNQSWSLYCSDSRCYFRHNNQESKLPIVSSLCRIGVYVDHSAGTLSFYSVSETMSLIYRVHTTFTQPLYPGFGVYKQSRVKLCDQA, from the exons ATGGCAGAATCCAGTGTTTCTTTGGCTCAGGAGGATCAGTTCAGCTGTTTAATCTGTCTGGATCTACTGAAGGATCCAGTGGCCATTCCCTGTGGACACAGTTACTGTATGAGCTGTATTTCAGGCTGCTGGGATCAGGATGAGAAGAAGGGAGTCTACAGCTGCCCTCAGTGCAGACATACCTTCTCTCCAAGACCTGCTTTAGGGAAAAACACCATGCTGGATGAAGCTGCTCGTCCTGCTCAGCATAACTCTGAATCTGTGGAGTGTGACATTTGTACTGGAGACAAAAATAAAGCTGTGAAGTCTTGTCTGGTGTGTCTGGAATCTTACTGTCAGACTCACTTTGAAAGTCATGAGGAATTTCACTCTAGAAAGCGACACAAAGTGACTGATGCCACTGGACGACTGCAGGAGATGATCTGCCCTCAACATGACAGACTGCTAGAAATGTACTGCAGAACTGACCAGCGCTGTATTTGCATTTTGTGTTTGATGAATGAACACAAAACCCATGAAACTGTGTTACCAGCTGAAGAGAGAGCAGAGAAACAG AAACATTTTAAACAGAAACTTCAGCAGAAAGTGGAGGAGAAACAGAAGGAGTGTGAGGAGCTGAGAGCGGCTGTAGAGACTCACAAG CGCTCTGCACAGGCCGCAGTGGAGGACACCGAGAGGATCTTTACTGAGCTCATATGCTCCATCGAGAGAACCCACTCAGAGGTGACACAAATGATCAGAGATCAGGAAAAGGCTGCAGTGAGTGGAGCTGAAGGACGACTGAAGAAACTGGAGCAGGAGATTGATGATCTAAAGAGGAGAGACGCTGAGCTGGAGCAGCTTTCACACACAGACCATAACATTCATTTCCTCCAG AGTTTCCAGTCTCTCTCTGTTCTTCCTGCATCTACAGACTTCTCCAGCATCAGTTCTTGTCTTTCTTTTGATGATTTGCTAATGTTGGTCTCTCAGCTGAAAGAGAAACTGCAGCAGGCTTTGaaagaagagaaagaaaacataTTTCACACAG TGAGACACATCAGTGTGATTCCCACCGCTGAACATGAGAGCAGGAATGAGTTCCTACAAT ATTACCAGCAGTTGACACTAGACTCCAACACAGCTTATAAATATCTTAGGCTGTCTGAGGGGAACAAAGTGGCGACTAGGTTGCAACATGTTCAGCcatatcctgatcatccagacagatttgatggttCCTGTCAGGTGATGTGCAGAGAGAGAGTGTgcggacgctgttactgggaggttGAGTGGAGAGGTTGTATAGAAACATCAGTGTCATACCAGAGCATGAGCAGGAAGGAACGGAAAAGTGAGTGTAGATTTGGACGTAATaatcagtcctggagtttgtacTGCTCTGACTCCCGATGTTATTTCAGGCACAATAACCAAGAGTCTAAACTGCCAATAGTATCCAGCCTGTGTAGAATAGGAGTGTATGTTGATCACAGTGCGGGAACTCTGTCCTTCTACAGCGTCTCTGAGACAATGAGCCTCATTTACAGGGTCCACACCACATTCACTCAGCCGCTCTACCCTGGGTTTGGGGTTTACAAGCAATCACGAGTAAAACTGTGTGATCAAGCATAA